A genomic window from Diorhabda sublineata isolate icDioSubl1.1 chromosome 8, icDioSubl1.1, whole genome shotgun sequence includes:
- the LOC130448434 gene encoding probable isocitrate dehydrogenase [NAD] subunit alpha, mitochondrial isoform X1, with product MRFFRNFFDTTIQKTVWAKLINYFKRISENQQSNAIDLTTSQPLGSRLFSSEIKKCTIIPGDGIGPEISAAVQKIFQAANVPIEWESVDVTPVRGPDGKFGIPQAAIDSVNRNKIGLKGPLMTPVGKGHRSLNLALRKEFNLYANVRPCRSLEGYKTLYDHVDVVTIRENTEGEYSGIEHEIVDGVVQSIKLITEDASRRVAEFAFQYAKDNNRKKVTAVHKANIMRMSDGLFLRCCREMAKKYPEVKFEEKYLDTVCLNMVQDPTQYDVLVMPNLYGDILSDMCAGLVGGLGLTPSGNIGMNGALFESVHGTAPDIAGQDKANPTALLLSAVMMLRYMGLNSHASKIETACFETIKEAKYLTGDLGGKAKCSEFTNSICEKIA from the exons ATGAggttttttcgtaatttttttgatactacGATTCAAAAAACCGTATGGgcaaaactaataaattattttaaacgaATTTCTGAAAATCAACAATCAAATGCTATTGATTTA aCTACTTCGCAACCTTTGGGCAGTAGATTATTTAgtagtgaaataaaaaaatgtacgaTTATTCCTGGAGATGGAATTGGACCAGAAATATCTGCTGCCGTTCAAAAAATCTTCCAAGCTGCTAACGTTCCTATTGAATGGGAATCTGTGGATGTTACTCCTGTCAGA GGCCCAgatggaaaatttggaattcCCCAAGCAGCCATTGATTCCGTCAATAGAAACAAAATTGGTTTAAAAGGGCCTCTAATGACACCCGTAGGAAAAGGCCACAGATCATTGAATCTTGCTTTGAGAAAGGAATTTAATCTTTACGCCAATGTAAGACCATGCAGAAGTTTAGAAGG ttataaaaccctCTATGATCACGTGGACGTTGTAACAATTCGTGAAAACACAGAAGGAGAATACTCAGGTATTGAACACGAAATTGTAGATGGAGTCGTTCAAAGTATAAAATTGATCACAGAAGATGCTTCTAGAAGAGTAGCTGAATTTGCTTTCCAATATGCTAAAgacaataacagaaaaaaagtaACTGCTGTACATAAAGCAAACATTAT gcGTATGTCAGACGGTCTGTTTCTGAGGTGTTGTAGAGAAATGGCTAAGAAATATCCTGAGGTtaagtttgaagaaaaatatttggataccGTTTGTCTTAATATGGTACAGGATCCCACACAGTATGATGTTTTAGTGATGCCTAATTTATACGGTGACATTCTATCAGATATGTGTGCTGGATTGGTGGGTGGTTTAGGTCTCACTCCGTCTGGTAATATTGGAATGAATGGGGCTCTTTTCGAATCt GTACATGGTACGGCTCCAGATATAGCCGGCCAAGATAAAGCCAATCCAACAGCACTTCTCCTTTCTGCGGTAATGATGTTGAGATATATGGGGCTTAATTCGCATGCTAGCAAAATCGAAACTGCTTGTTTCGAGACTATCAAAGAGGCTAAGTATTTAACGGGCGATTTGGGAGGTAAAGCTAAATGTTCCGAATTCACGAATAgcatctgtgaaaaaatagccTAA
- the LOC130448434 gene encoding probable isocitrate dehydrogenase [NAD] subunit alpha, mitochondrial isoform X2 produces the protein MANILRKLTTSQPLGSRLFSSEIKKCTIIPGDGIGPEISAAVQKIFQAANVPIEWESVDVTPVRGPDGKFGIPQAAIDSVNRNKIGLKGPLMTPVGKGHRSLNLALRKEFNLYANVRPCRSLEGYKTLYDHVDVVTIRENTEGEYSGIEHEIVDGVVQSIKLITEDASRRVAEFAFQYAKDNNRKKVTAVHKANIMRMSDGLFLRCCREMAKKYPEVKFEEKYLDTVCLNMVQDPTQYDVLVMPNLYGDILSDMCAGLVGGLGLTPSGNIGMNGALFESVHGTAPDIAGQDKANPTALLLSAVMMLRYMGLNSHASKIETACFETIKEAKYLTGDLGGKAKCSEFTNSICEKIA, from the exons ATGGCAAATATTTTGAGGAAACTT aCTACTTCGCAACCTTTGGGCAGTAGATTATTTAgtagtgaaataaaaaaatgtacgaTTATTCCTGGAGATGGAATTGGACCAGAAATATCTGCTGCCGTTCAAAAAATCTTCCAAGCTGCTAACGTTCCTATTGAATGGGAATCTGTGGATGTTACTCCTGTCAGA GGCCCAgatggaaaatttggaattcCCCAAGCAGCCATTGATTCCGTCAATAGAAACAAAATTGGTTTAAAAGGGCCTCTAATGACACCCGTAGGAAAAGGCCACAGATCATTGAATCTTGCTTTGAGAAAGGAATTTAATCTTTACGCCAATGTAAGACCATGCAGAAGTTTAGAAGG ttataaaaccctCTATGATCACGTGGACGTTGTAACAATTCGTGAAAACACAGAAGGAGAATACTCAGGTATTGAACACGAAATTGTAGATGGAGTCGTTCAAAGTATAAAATTGATCACAGAAGATGCTTCTAGAAGAGTAGCTGAATTTGCTTTCCAATATGCTAAAgacaataacagaaaaaaagtaACTGCTGTACATAAAGCAAACATTAT gcGTATGTCAGACGGTCTGTTTCTGAGGTGTTGTAGAGAAATGGCTAAGAAATATCCTGAGGTtaagtttgaagaaaaatatttggataccGTTTGTCTTAATATGGTACAGGATCCCACACAGTATGATGTTTTAGTGATGCCTAATTTATACGGTGACATTCTATCAGATATGTGTGCTGGATTGGTGGGTGGTTTAGGTCTCACTCCGTCTGGTAATATTGGAATGAATGGGGCTCTTTTCGAATCt GTACATGGTACGGCTCCAGATATAGCCGGCCAAGATAAAGCCAATCCAACAGCACTTCTCCTTTCTGCGGTAATGATGTTGAGATATATGGGGCTTAATTCGCATGCTAGCAAAATCGAAACTGCTTGTTTCGAGACTATCAAAGAGGCTAAGTATTTAACGGGCGATTTGGGAGGTAAAGCTAAATGTTCCGAATTCACGAATAgcatctgtgaaaaaatagccTAA
- the LOC130448433 gene encoding ATP-dependent Clp protease ATP-binding subunit clpX-like, mitochondrial gives MGSVRCSLATAGRYALAARNNKLQHGVLSMIYNTAVVQKKGISTSVIVFKTVGTGEPPTGHNPPPPPLSKDSSNGSGKNKNTLSCPKCGDPCTHVETFVSSTRFVKCEKCHHFFVVLSEVDSKKKEGVDAKTGQYKKPPPPPKKIYDYLNKHVVGQEYAKKVLSVAVYNHYKRIYNNTPIQTNLRQDMAVMEHGPQNITHRGMNFGGSFETAPQQISKSGQGSEILDKTTHDLKLEKSNILLLGPTGSGKTLLAQTIAQCLDVPFAICDCTTLTQAGYVGEDIESVIGKLLQDAGYSVEKAQIGIVFLDEVDKIGAVPGIHQLRDVGGEGVQQGMLKMLEGTVVNVPERNSPRKLRGETIQVDTTNILFVASGAYNGLERLIQRRNNENYLGFGAPVSTGKGRRAVAQEATLHHSSQSAEEENTEKDTALRQVQARDLIDFGMIPEFVGRFPVLVPFHSLDQSMLVRILTEPKNALVPQYKRLLSMDNCDLTFTPDALNAVAQLAMERKTGARGLRAIMESLLLEPMFEIPGANISEVHVTEDYVRGKGTPVYVKNPEASSNPETNEEDEFNTSIRVKQ, from the exons ATGGGTAGCGTTAGATGCAGTCTTGCTACAGCTGGAAGGTATGCCCTTGCTGCTAGAAATAACAAGTTACAACATG GCGTACTTTCAATGATCTATAACACTGCTGTAGTTCAAAAAAAGGGAATTTCAACTAGTGTTATTGTATTTAAAACTGTAGGAACAGGGGAACCACCGACAGGTCACAATCCTCCTCCGCCACCTCTGTCCAAAGATTCTAGCAACGGTAgcggtaaaaataaaaatactttatcgTGTCCTAAATGTGGAGATCCTTGTACCCACGTTGAGACATTCGTCAGTTCAACTAG ATTCGTTAAATGTGAAAAATGTCAtcattttttcgttgttttGAGTGAAGTTGATAGTAAAAAGAAGGAAGGCGTAGATGCTAAAACGGGGCAATATAAGAAACCCCCTCCTCcgccaaaaaaaatttatgattatttgaaCAAGCATGTAGTCGGTCAAGAATATGCTAAAAAA gTTTTATCAGTGGCAGTGTATAATCATTATAAACGGATATATAACAACACCCCCATTCAGACTAATCTTCGTCAAGATATGGCCGTAATGGAACACGGACCTCAAAATATAACTCATAGGG GTATGAACTTTGGGGGTTCCTTCGAAACGGCCCCACAGCAGATTTCGAAATCCGGTCAAGGTTCAGAGATTTTAGACAAGACTACGCACGatttgaaattggagaagagcaatattttacttttaggACCTACCGGATCtg gTAAAACTTTGCTTGCTCAAACGATAGCCCAATGTTTAGACGTCCCTTTTGCAATATGCGATTGTACGACACTAACCCAAGCTGGATACGTCGGTGAAGACATTGAAAGCGTCATAGGAAAATTACTTCAGGATGCAGGTTATAGTGTAGAAAAAGCACAAATCGGTATAGTGTTTTTAGATGAAGTAGACAAAATTGGAGCAGTACCCGGCATACATCAATTAAGAGACGTGGGAG GTGAAGGAGTACAACAAGGTATGTTGAAAATGTTGGAAGGGACAGTAGTCAATGTCCCCGAACGTAATTCCCCAAGAAAATTGAGAGGAGAAACTATCCAAGTGGATACAACGAATATTTTATTCGTCGCCAGTGGGGCCTATAACGGTTTGGAGAGATTGATACAAaggagaaataatgaaaat TATCTTGGGTTTGGCGCTCCTGTTTCTACTGGAAAGGGTAGGAGAGCCGTAGCACAAGAAGCGACACTTCATCATTCGTCGCAATCTGCAGAAGAAGAAAACACAGAAAAAGATACCGCCTTAAGACAAGTACAAGCTAGAGATCTCATAGATTTCGGAATGATACCT GAATTCGTCGGTAGATTTCCGGTGCTGGTTCCTTTCCATTCGTTGGATCAAAGTATGTTGGTGCGCATTCTAACCGAACCGAAAAATGCTTTAGTGCCGCAGTACAAAAGACTCTTGTCTATGGACAATTGTGATCTCACGTTCACCCCGGACGCTTTGAACGCAGTAGCGCAATTAGCCATGGAAAGAAAAACCGGAGCCAGAGGATTAAGGGCGATAATG GAATCGTTATTACTTGAACCTATGTTTGAAATACCTGGTGCTAATATTTCCGAAGTGCACGTTACTGAAGATTACGTGAGAGGTAAAGGTACTCCAGTGTACGTGAAAAATCCGGAAGCTTCTTCGAATCCGGAAACTAATGAAGAAGACGAATTCAACACGTCTATAAgagtaaaacaataa
- the LOC130448435 gene encoding tumor necrosis factor alpha-induced protein 8-like protein isoform X1: protein MSTMVELESWIIYQYVATECSNCLFMTESAFKARDIGLRAQKKILSRMAGKNIAKVFIDDTTASLLDNLYRLAKQYSNNKKEAEKLIKNIIKIVIKLGVLHRNNMFTEEELKQAEKFKNKFRLAGMAIISFYEVDFSYDRNYIVHAFTESQKCLETIVSKHLTDKSVSRIESVFSFFGNDQFLDSVFKSNSEYREALGRVVADLNKAIENGDL from the exons ATGTCGACCATGGTGGAGCTTGAAAGTTGGATAATTTATCAATACGTGGCTACAGAATGCAGTAATTGCCTTT TCATGACAGAAAGCGCTTTCAAGGCAAGAGACATCGGGCTTCGTGCTCAGAAAAAGATATTATCCAGAATGGCGGGAAAGAACATCGCCAAAGTGTTTATTGACGATACAACGGCTTCTTTATTGGATAACCTCTACAGACTTGCTAAACAATAC tcaaataacaaaaaagaagcCGAAAAACTCATCAAGAACAtcataaaaatcgtaataaaaCTCGGGGTATTGCACCGCAACAATATGTTCACCgaagaagaattaaaacaaGCGGAAAAGTTTAAGAATAAATTCCGATTGGCCGGTATGGCGATAATATCGTTTTACGAAGTTGATTTCAGCTACGACAGAAATTATATCGTCCACGCATTCACCGAAAGTCAAAAGTGCCTCGAAACGATCGTTTCCAAACATCTAACAGATAAATCTGTATCTAGAATAGAAAGCGTATTTTCGTTTTTCGGTAACGATCAATTTTTGGATTCGGTATTTAAAAGTAATTCCGAATATAGGGAAGCCCTCGGTAGGGTCGTCGCCGATTTGAATAAGGCCATTGAAAATGGGGATCTTTAG
- the LOC130448435 gene encoding tumor necrosis factor alpha-induced protein 8-like protein isoform X2, which translates to MLNTIMTESAFKARDIGLRAQKKILSRMAGKNIAKVFIDDTTASLLDNLYRLAKQYSNNKKEAEKLIKNIIKIVIKLGVLHRNNMFTEEELKQAEKFKNKFRLAGMAIISFYEVDFSYDRNYIVHAFTESQKCLETIVSKHLTDKSVSRIESVFSFFGNDQFLDSVFKSNSEYREALGRVVADLNKAIENGDL; encoded by the exons ATGTTGAATACAA TCATGACAGAAAGCGCTTTCAAGGCAAGAGACATCGGGCTTCGTGCTCAGAAAAAGATATTATCCAGAATGGCGGGAAAGAACATCGCCAAAGTGTTTATTGACGATACAACGGCTTCTTTATTGGATAACCTCTACAGACTTGCTAAACAATAC tcaaataacaaaaaagaagcCGAAAAACTCATCAAGAACAtcataaaaatcgtaataaaaCTCGGGGTATTGCACCGCAACAATATGTTCACCgaagaagaattaaaacaaGCGGAAAAGTTTAAGAATAAATTCCGATTGGCCGGTATGGCGATAATATCGTTTTACGAAGTTGATTTCAGCTACGACAGAAATTATATCGTCCACGCATTCACCGAAAGTCAAAAGTGCCTCGAAACGATCGTTTCCAAACATCTAACAGATAAATCTGTATCTAGAATAGAAAGCGTATTTTCGTTTTTCGGTAACGATCAATTTTTGGATTCGGTATTTAAAAGTAATTCCGAATATAGGGAAGCCCTCGGTAGGGTCGTCGCCGATTTGAATAAGGCCATTGAAAATGGGGATCTTTAG